GGCCGATCTGAAACTCGCGCAGCTTCTCAATCACATACGGCCCGATGAGCAATGCAATCAGCAGCGCGGTGAGCGAGGCAAAAGCCGTGCGAAAGGTCAGGTACCGGAAGATACGGAAGGGTCGAAAGTACGGAAATAGCTTTTGATAGAGCAGCCAGTAGAGCAAACTTCCTCCGGCGAGGGAAAAGAGTGTCGCTCGTTATCTTAGAGCATTTTCACAGATACTGTGCTTCAACCGGCGTCCTCTTCGTGCAGCCAATCTTCGATGGATTGGCTGCGTAGAGGGTAGAGGCCGTAGCATACACCATCTGTGAAAATGCTTTAACGCGGTTGTGTGACAGGTCGCGGCGGGTATTTGCACAGGGGGAACCGGCAACGCTACGCCAGCGTGCCGGAATCCTCTGCCTGCAACACATCGAGCGCACGCTCGAGGCGAACGCCGCGCGAGGCCTTGAGCAGCACGGCATCGCCCTCACGCAGGTTTGCCTTGAGCCAGATGCCCGCGTCTTCCGGCGTTTCGACGTAGACGGCATCGGCACCGGCGCGACGGGCGGCATCGACGATCTGCGAGGCTGCACCTCGGACGCCCACGACGATATCCACCTTGGCGGCTGCGGCAGCCTCGCCACAGGCGGCGTGCAGGGCCGGGGCTTCCGCGCCGAGCTCGAGCATTTCGCCAGCCACCAATATATGACGGTTGCCGGGCATGCCCATCAGCGTGGCAATCATCGCTTTCAGTGCCTCAGGGTTGGAGTTATAGCAGTCGTTGACAATGGAAGCGCCCCGCCACGGAATGATTTGCCCACGCTTCTCATCGGCTCGCAGCGATTCGAGGGCACGCGCGCCGATCTCGAGCGGAATTTCAGCCGCAAGGCCGACGGCCAGTGCCGCCAAGGCGTTCGAAACATTGTGCTCGCCCAGCAGATGCAGGTGCAGCGTGGCGCAGCGGCCCTCGGCGGATACGGTAAGACGTGTGCCCTCCGCACCGAGATTTTCCAGTTGCTCTACACGCAGATGGGCGCAGGGGCCGCGGCCAAAAAGGATGACGCGCCCGTGAAAGTCGCGGCCAAATTGCGAGACATAGGCATCATCGCAGTTCAGAAATGCGATGCCCTCGGCGGGCAATGCCTGCACCAGCTCATATTTGGCGCGGGCCACCCCGGCGATGCCATCAGTGAAGTTTTCGACATGCGCCTTGCCGACGTTGGTCACGACGCCCCAGTCGGGCATGGCGATGCGGGCAAGAGCCGTGATTTCACCGGCATGATTCATGCCCATCTCAATGACGGCGATTTCGTCTTCGGTGTCGAGACGCAGCAACTGCAGCGGCAGGCCAAAGTTGTTGTTGAGATTGCCCTGCGACTTGAGGACGCGGTAGCCTGCGCCAAGCACAGCGGCAATGGCCTCTTTGGTGGTGGTTTTGCCGGCTGAGCCGGTGACGCCGACCACGCGCTTGCCCCAGTGGCGGCGCACGGCTGCGGCGAGCTGCTGCAGAGCCGCGAGCGGGTCGTCCACCAGAAGGAGCGATGCGTGATCGATCAGCGGCAACAGCTCTGCCGCGCGAGCACGCGAGACGACTGCGCCGACGGCCCCGCGATGGATGGCTGCCGCGACAAAGTCGTGCCCATCAAAGCGGTCGCCCTTGACGGCGAAGAAGAGATCGTCCGTCGCCAGCGTGCGCGAATCGATCGAGTAGCCGGTGGCCGGACGAGCGGGCTGCGAGGATCGCAATTCCGCAGAGCACCAGCGGGCAATCTGTTCGAGCGTCAGTTTCATTGAGAGGCTCCGGCGAATCTCATCTCACGCAGCACGGCTGCGGCCACGGCAACATCGTCGAATGGAATCGTACCGTGCCGGAGCGTCTGTGTCTTCTCATGCCCTTTGCCGGCCAGCAATACGATATCGCCGGGCTGGGCAATCTCGAGGGCCATGCGAATGCCGCGCGCGCGGTCGGGCTCCAGCATGTACCAAGTGCGCGGCACGGTGAGGCCGGGCAGCACGTCGGCCAGAATGGCTTCGGGATCTTCGCTGCGCGGGTTGTCGGAGGTGAGCACCACCACGTCGCTGCCCTCCGCAGCAGCCTGCCCCATGAGCGGGCGCTTGGTGCGGTCACGGTCGCCGCCGCAGCCAAACAAGGTGATGACGCGCCCCTTATGCTTGTGGACCAGGTCGCGGGCCAGCGCAATCAGATTGCGAAGCGCATCATCGGTATGGGCGTAATCCACGACCACGGTGAAGGGCTGGCCCTCATCGATGGTCTGAAAGCGGCCGGGCACACTGTGCAGGTGAGCCACGCTTTCGACCACCTGGTCAAAGGCGAGTCCCCGGGCGAGGGCCCCCGCGCTGGCGGCGAGCAGGTTGTAGACGTTGACGCGGCCGATCAGCCTTGTTGTGACCGGCGCGTGACCAAAGGGTGTGTGCCAGTGGAAGCGCATGCCACCGCCGCTCAACTGCACGTCTTCGGCGCGAAATTCTCCCGTATTGAACCCATAGGAGTAGATTTCGCTGCCGTGCTCGCGCGCCGTGAGGGCCAGCTCTGCCCCGTGCGGATCTTCAAGATTGAGAACAGAAACACGCGGCGGCTGGCCAAGGCTTGCGTCGAACAGCATCCGCTTAGCGGCGAAATACTGCTGCATGCTGCCGTGAAAGTCCAGATGGTCGCGGGTGAGATTGGTGAAGATGGCCACGTCATAAGGGATGCCGTAGACGCGCCCCTGCGCGAG
The DNA window shown above is from Acidobacterium capsulatum ATCC 51196 and carries:
- a CDS encoding UDP-N-acetylmuramoyl-tripeptide--D-alanyl-D-alanine ligase → MKLTLEQIARWCSAELRSSQPARPATGYSIDSRTLATDDLFFAVKGDRFDGHDFVAAAIHRGAVGAVVSRARAAELLPLIDHASLLLVDDPLAALQQLAAAVRRHWGKRVVGVTGSAGKTTTKEAIAAVLGAGYRVLKSQGNLNNNFGLPLQLLRLDTEDEIAVIEMGMNHAGEITALARIAMPDWGVVTNVGKAHVENFTDGIAGVARAKYELVQALPAEGIAFLNCDDAYVSQFGRDFHGRVILFGRGPCAHLRVEQLENLGAEGTRLTVSAEGRCATLHLHLLGEHNVSNALAALAVGLAAEIPLEIGARALESLRADEKRGQIIPWRGASIVNDCYNSNPEALKAMIATLMGMPGNRHILVAGEMLELGAEAPALHAACGEAAAAAKVDIVVGVRGAASQIVDAARRAGADAVYVETPEDAGIWLKANLREGDAVLLKASRGVRLERALDVLQAEDSGTLA
- a CDS encoding UDP-N-acetylmuramoyl-L-alanyl-D-glutamate--2,6-diaminopimelate ligase, with protein sequence MQFSQALAGVDTTARSGPDPELTGVEYDSRRVTPGALFVAMRGETVDGNRYIGAAIEKGAGAILTDSAEAMATWSLRTDVAIAQVPHGRQAMALVAANFFGHPERQLAVSGVTGTNGKTTTTFLLESLLQHAQRKTALVGTIEYHLAGQVLPSPHTTPESRDLLALFRQGVDAGVTEAVMEVSSHALAQGRVYGIPYDVAIFTNLTRDHLDFHGSMQQYFAAKRMLFDASLGQPPRVSVLNLEDPHGAELALTAREHGSEIYSYGFNTGEFRAEDVQLSGGGMRFHWHTPFGHAPVTTRLIGRVNVYNLLAASAGALARGLAFDQVVESVAHLHSVPGRFQTIDEGQPFTVVVDYAHTDDALRNLIALARDLVHKHKGRVITLFGCGGDRDRTKRPLMGQAAAEGSDVVVLTSDNPRSEDPEAILADVLPGLTVPRTWYMLEPDRARGIRMALEIAQPGDIVLLAGKGHEKTQTLRHGTIPFDDVAVAAAVLREMRFAGASQ